A window of the Acidobacteriota bacterium genome harbors these coding sequences:
- a CDS encoding phosphoribosylaminoimidazolesuccinocarboxamide synthase, with amino-acid sequence MNGLSETSLPGLPRVGRGKVRDIYDLGDALLFVCTDRISAFDVVLPQPIPDKGRVLNQLSAFWLEWSRPLVANHLVTARFDEFPAELRRFGDQLAGRASIVRKADMFPVECVARGYLAGSGWKEYRERGTVCGIELPPGLREADRLPEPIFTPATKAESGHDENIPFERMASLVGRETADRLRSLTLELYARAAEYAAERGIIIADTKFEFGVIDGRIALCDEALTPDSSRFWPRDGYEPGRPQPSYDKQFVRDYLETLDWDKKPPGPDLPPEIVEGTRRRYIEIFEILTGRSLA; translated from the coding sequence ATGAACGGCCTGTCGGAGACGAGTCTTCCGGGCCTGCCCCGCGTCGGCCGTGGAAAGGTGCGGGACATCTACGACCTCGGTGACGCCCTGTTGTTCGTCTGCACCGATCGGATTTCCGCCTTCGACGTGGTGCTGCCCCAGCCGATTCCCGACAAGGGAAGAGTGCTCAACCAGCTCAGCGCCTTCTGGCTGGAATGGAGCCGTCCCCTGGTCGCCAACCACCTCGTGACCGCCAGGTTCGACGAGTTCCCCGCGGAACTCCGTCGCTTCGGGGACCAGCTCGCCGGGCGCGCGTCGATCGTTCGCAAGGCGGACATGTTTCCCGTGGAATGCGTGGCACGCGGCTACCTCGCCGGGTCCGGGTGGAAGGAGTACCGCGAGCGGGGCACGGTGTGCGGGATCGAGCTCCCGCCGGGACTTCGCGAGGCGGACCGGCTTCCGGAGCCGATCTTCACTCCGGCGACGAAAGCGGAGAGCGGGCACGACGAGAACATCCCGTTCGAGCGGATGGCCTCGCTCGTGGGCCGGGAGACCGCGGACCGGCTCCGGTCGCTCACGCTCGAGCTGTACGCGCGGGCGGCGGAGTACGCGGCGGAGCGGGGAATCATCATCGCCGACACGAAGTTCGAGTTCGGGGTGATCGACGGGCGCATCGCCCTGTGCGACGAGGCGCTGACACCGGACTCCTCGCGCTTCTGGCCGCGCGACGGCTACGAGCCCGGCCGGCCGCAGCCCTCCTACGACAAGCAGTTCGTCCGCGACTACCTGGAGACGCTGGACTGGGACAAGAAGCCTCCCGGGCCCGATCTGCCGCCGGAGATCGTCGAGGGAACCCGGCGGCGGTACATCGAGATCTTCGAGATCCTGACCGGCCGCTCGTTGGCGTGA
- a CDS encoding dihydroorotase, with amino-acid sequence MDRLLLRGARVVDPASGLDGVRDVLVAGGRIVSVAAGITERPPVTIDLDGLVLAPGFIDMHVHLREPGQEHKETIASGCAAAAAGGFTAIASMANTEPVNDCRAVTEMILAEARRHGSVRVYPVGAVSKGLEGRELAPIGEMVEAGAVAVSDDGRPIEDASLMRRALQYARLFGIPVLAHEEDPSLVGDGVAHEGPVAARLGLPGWPAAAEDSMIARDLLLAEDVGGRLHIQHVTTGRGLELIRWSRARGVPVTCEVTPHHLTLTDEAIEGFGTNYKMNPPLRTEEDRRALVGALAGGEVDAVATDHAPHHRDEKAVEFRQAPFGVVGLETAVPVLLDRLVRTGEVPLPALVAALSTGPARALGVAGGRIAPGEPADFTVLDLERERTVEAAGFRSRASNTPFEGWSLTGWPVMTVVAGRVIHDSR; translated from the coding sequence GTGGATAGGCTTCTCCTCAGGGGCGCCCGGGTGGTCGATCCGGCGTCGGGACTCGACGGCGTGCGGGACGTTCTGGTCGCCGGCGGCCGCATCGTGTCGGTCGCGGCCGGCATCACCGAGCGCCCGCCGGTGACGATCGATCTCGACGGGCTCGTGCTCGCGCCCGGGTTCATCGACATGCACGTCCATCTGCGCGAACCCGGCCAGGAGCACAAGGAGACGATCGCCAGCGGCTGCGCGGCCGCGGCCGCGGGAGGGTTCACCGCGATCGCCTCGATGGCGAACACCGAGCCGGTCAACGACTGCCGCGCGGTGACCGAGATGATCCTCGCGGAGGCCCGGCGGCACGGGTCGGTCAGGGTCTACCCCGTGGGTGCGGTGTCGAAAGGGCTCGAGGGGCGGGAGCTGGCGCCGATCGGGGAAATGGTCGAAGCGGGAGCGGTGGCGGTTTCCGACGACGGCCGGCCGATCGAGGATGCTTCGCTCATGCGGCGGGCCCTCCAGTACGCGCGCCTGTTCGGGATTCCCGTGCTCGCCCACGAGGAGGACCCCTCGCTCGTGGGGGACGGGGTGGCCCACGAGGGCCCCGTGGCCGCGCGCTTGGGGCTGCCCGGCTGGCCGGCAGCAGCGGAAGACTCGATGATCGCGCGCGACCTCCTGCTCGCCGAGGACGTCGGCGGGCGGCTCCACATCCAGCACGTGACGACCGGCCGCGGCCTCGAACTCATCCGGTGGAGCCGAGCCCGGGGCGTGCCGGTGACGTGCGAGGTGACGCCGCACCATTTGACGCTCACCGACGAGGCGATCGAGGGTTTCGGGACCAACTACAAGATGAATCCGCCGTTGCGAACGGAAGAGGACCGCCGCGCGCTGGTCGGCGCACTCGCCGGGGGCGAGGTCGATGCGGTGGCCACCGATCATGCTCCGCACCACCGGGACGAGAAGGCCGTCGAGTTCCGGCAGGCGCCGTTCGGGGTCGTCGGTCTCGAAACCGCGGTGCCCGTCCTGCTCGACCGCCTCGTCCGCACCGGCGAGGTACCGCTGCCCGCGCTCGTCGCGGCGCTGTCGACGGGCCCGGCGCGGGCTCTCGGCGTGGCGGGTGGACGGATCGCCCCCGGTGAGCCGGCGGACTTCACCGTCCTGGATCTCGAGCGGGAGCGTACGGTCGAAGCGGCCGGTTTTCGGAGCCGGGCCTCGAACACGCCGTTCGAGGGGTGGTCGCTCACCGGGTGGCCGGTGATGACCGTCGTGGCGGGGCGGGTGATCCACGACTCCCGGTGA
- the pyrR gene encoding bifunctional pyr operon transcriptional regulator/uracil phosphoribosyltransferase PyrR, whose product MTRAKTLMDAAAVAAAIERLAGAVLAGVGEGAALVGIHTRGIPIARRIAARIGAASGEAPPLGELDIGLYRDDVARGRERPVLRRTEIRFPLDDRVVVLVDDVLFTGRTIRAALDALTDLGRPRAIRLGVLVDRGGRELPIQADFVGATLAVPPELAVEVRLEEVDGGPDRVLAVPWADRRADAARQEDRSP is encoded by the coding sequence ATGACGCGAGCGAAGACGTTGATGGACGCCGCGGCCGTCGCCGCGGCGATCGAGCGGCTCGCGGGGGCGGTCCTGGCCGGAGTGGGGGAGGGGGCGGCCCTCGTCGGCATCCATACCCGCGGCATCCCCATCGCCCGGCGGATCGCCGCCCGGATCGGGGCGGCGTCCGGTGAAGCACCTCCACTCGGCGAACTCGACATCGGTTTGTATCGCGACGACGTGGCCCGAGGCCGCGAGCGGCCGGTGCTCCGGCGGACCGAGATCCGGTTCCCGCTGGACGATCGGGTGGTGGTGCTGGTCGACGACGTCCTGTTCACCGGCCGGACGATCCGTGCGGCGCTGGACGCGCTCACCGACCTCGGGCGACCGCGGGCGATCCGGCTGGGAGTGCTGGTCGATCGGGGCGGCCGCGAGCTGCCGATCCAGGCCGACTTCGTCGGCGCCACGCTCGCCGTTCCCCCCGAGCTGGCGGTGGAGGTCCGGCTCGAGGAGGTGGACGGGGGCCCCGACCGGGTGCTCGCCGTTCCCTGGGCCGATCGGCGGGCGGATGCCGCCCGACAAGAGGACCGCTCGCCATGA
- a CDS encoding glycoside hydrolase family 3 protein, with the protein SQLVELILGVREVCPEPPALAVDLEGGPVNRLAHLDPALARLPAARIQAAWPTERLERVWRGVGDVLAALGFDIDFAPVVDLDEGDGSNGIGPRAFGAEPGRVAAAAGAVLAGLAAAGVAGCLKHFPGLGETETDTHESLAVCEAAADRLWDRHARPFRELAARSPLVMIAHAWYPAVDPGDPLPATFSERLVTGWLRERCRYEGLVITDDLTMGALRAWPSPGERALRALRAGADLVLFCRDLDAPRRARDALARALERGDLPEDQPERALSRLAGLLERSRPAGASTREIVSRAAEAARRLGEFLA; encoded by the coding sequence CTCCCAGCTCGTGGAGCTGATCCTGGGGGTCCGAGAGGTCTGTCCGGAGCCGCCGGCGCTCGCGGTCGACCTGGAGGGGGGCCCCGTCAACCGGCTCGCGCACTTGGATCCGGCGCTGGCCCGGCTGCCGGCCGCGCGCATCCAGGCCGCCTGGCCGACCGAGCGGCTCGAGCGGGTCTGGCGCGGGGTGGGAGACGTCCTCGCCGCCCTCGGGTTCGACATCGACTTCGCACCGGTGGTCGACCTGGACGAAGGGGACGGGTCCAACGGGATCGGTCCGCGCGCGTTCGGGGCCGAGCCGGGACGGGTCGCCGCGGCGGCCGGAGCCGTCCTCGCCGGCCTTGCCGCCGCGGGCGTCGCCGGCTGCCTCAAGCACTTCCCGGGTCTCGGGGAGACGGAGACCGACACCCACGAGTCCCTGGCGGTCTGCGAGGCCGCCGCGGACCGCCTGTGGGACCGGCACGCGCGCCCGTTCCGCGAACTCGCGGCACGGTCACCCCTCGTGATGATCGCCCACGCCTGGTACCCGGCCGTCGATCCCGGCGATCCGCTGCCCGCGACCTTCAGCGAGCGCCTCGTGACGGGTTGGCTGCGCGAGCGGTGCCGGTACGAGGGTCTGGTGATCACCGACGACCTCACGATGGGTGCCCTGCGGGCGTGGCCCTCACCGGGAGAGCGGGCCTTGCGCGCCCTCCGCGCCGGGGCCGACCTGGTTCTTTTCTGCCGCGATCTCGACGCACCGCGACGTGCCCGCGATGCTCTCGCGCGCGCCCTCGAGCGGGGCGACCTCCCGGAGGACCAGCCGGAGCGGGCGCTGTCCCGCCTTGCGGGTCTCCTCGAACGGTCCCGTCCGGCCGGCGCCTCCACCCGCGAGATCGTGTCGCGTGCCGCCGAAGCGGCACGCCGCCTCGGCGAGTTCCTCGCCTGA
- a CDS encoding aspartate carbamoyltransferase catalytic subunit: MSAPPRHLLGTRGLPAERALEILETAESFREVSLRPIKKVPALRGKTVVNLFVEPSTRTRVSFELAAKRLSADAVNLSGSASSLRKGETLADTARTLEAMHPDVIVIRHPEPGAAHLLARHTRAAVVNAGDGTHEHPTQALLDAMTIRHHFGRLAGLKVVLVGDIAHSRVARSDIHLFRTLGAEVTVCGPPTLIPLGIEDLGVRVAYRIEEAVEGADVVMALRMQLERQRGGFVPSLAEYSRLFGLTAERIERMAPDGIVMHPGPMNRGIEIGGEVADGPRAVITEQVENGVAVRMAVLYLLAGADGG, encoded by the coding sequence ATGAGCGCACCTCCGCGCCATCTCCTCGGCACCAGGGGACTTCCCGCGGAGCGCGCGCTCGAGATCCTCGAAACGGCCGAGAGCTTCCGCGAAGTCTCGCTGCGCCCGATCAAGAAGGTCCCCGCCCTGCGCGGGAAGACCGTCGTGAACCTCTTCGTCGAACCGTCCACCCGGACGCGGGTCTCGTTCGAACTGGCCGCGAAGCGGCTCTCGGCCGACGCAGTCAACCTCTCGGGAAGCGCGAGCAGCCTCCGCAAGGGGGAAACCCTCGCCGACACGGCCCGGACCCTGGAGGCGATGCACCCGGACGTGATCGTTATCCGGCACCCGGAGCCCGGGGCGGCCCACCTCCTCGCCCGCCACACGAGGGCCGCGGTGGTCAACGCCGGAGACGGCACGCACGAACACCCCACCCAGGCGCTGCTCGACGCGATGACGATCCGCCATCACTTCGGCCGGCTCGCCGGGCTGAAGGTGGTGCTCGTCGGGGACATCGCCCACAGCCGAGTCGCGCGCAGCGACATCCACCTGTTCCGGACGCTGGGGGCGGAGGTGACGGTGTGCGGGCCCCCGACCCTGATCCCCCTCGGCATCGAGGATCTCGGGGTCAGGGTCGCCTACCGGATCGAGGAAGCGGTCGAGGGCGCGGACGTGGTCATGGCGCTGCGGATGCAGCTCGAGCGGCAGCGGGGCGGGTTCGTTCCGTCGCTCGCCGAGTACTCCCGGTTGTTCGGTCTGACGGCCGAGCGGATCGAAAGGATGGCCCCGGACGGAATCGTGATGCATCCGGGCCCGATGAATCGCGGGATCGAGATCGGCGGGGAAGTGGCCGACGGACCGCGGGCGGTGATCACCGAGCAGGTCGAAAACGGCGTCGCGGTGCGGATGGCGGTGCTCTATCTCCTCGCGGGGGCTGACGGTGGATAG